The following proteins are encoded in a genomic region of Microbacterium sp. NC79:
- a CDS encoding catalase encodes MTDNFTTTQTGTPVASDEFSLTVGTNGVTALHDRYLVEKLASFNRERVPERNPHAKGGGAFGEFEVTEDVSQYTRAAVFQPGAKAETLIRFSSVAGEQGSPDTWRDVRGFSLRFYTTEGNLDIVGNNTPTFFIRDGIKFPDFIHSQKRLGASGLRDADMQWDFWTLSPESAHQVTYLMGDRGLSNSWRELNGYGSHTYQWINAEGERFWVKYHFMSQQGVVRMDPAEAERIAGSDADYYRRDLYNAIEEGNFPKWDMYVQIMPYAEAKDYRFNPFDLTKTWSKKDYPRIKVGTFTLNRNPKNFFAEIEQAAFSPGNQVPGTDISPDKMLMARVFSYPDAQRHRIGTNYNQLPVNQPHAAEVRNYMHQGNMQFLYNDADARVYAPNSYGGPAAEPARAGEGSWENDGELVRSAYALHAEDDDFGQAGTLYRDVFNDEEKARFLDTLVGQYGGLTVDRIKERFLQYWANVDANLADKIRARVGA; translated from the coding sequence ATGACTGACAACTTCACCACCACCCAGACCGGAACCCCGGTCGCCAGCGATGAGTTCTCGCTCACCGTCGGCACCAACGGCGTGACGGCTCTCCACGACCGCTACCTGGTTGAGAAGCTCGCTTCGTTCAACCGCGAGCGCGTGCCTGAGCGCAACCCCCACGCCAAGGGTGGCGGCGCTTTCGGTGAGTTCGAAGTGACCGAAGATGTGTCGCAGTACACCCGGGCCGCAGTCTTCCAGCCGGGAGCTAAGGCAGAAACGCTGATCCGTTTCTCCTCGGTCGCCGGTGAGCAGGGATCGCCCGACACCTGGCGCGACGTTCGCGGCTTCTCGCTGCGTTTCTACACCACCGAGGGCAACCTCGACATCGTCGGCAACAACACCCCGACGTTCTTTATTCGTGACGGCATCAAGTTCCCCGACTTCATTCACTCGCAGAAGCGCCTCGGCGCGTCGGGCCTGCGTGACGCTGACATGCAGTGGGACTTCTGGACCCTCTCCCCTGAGTCCGCGCACCAGGTCACGTACCTGATGGGTGACCGCGGTCTGTCCAACTCGTGGCGTGAGCTGAACGGCTACGGTTCGCACACCTACCAGTGGATCAACGCCGAAGGCGAGCGCTTCTGGGTCAAGTACCACTTCATGTCCCAGCAGGGTGTCGTTCGCATGGACCCGGCCGAGGCAGAGCGCATCGCTGGTTCCGACGCCGACTACTACCGTCGCGACCTGTACAACGCGATTGAAGAGGGCAACTTCCCGAAGTGGGACATGTACGTGCAGATCATGCCGTACGCCGAAGCGAAGGACTACCGCTTCAACCCGTTCGACCTCACCAAGACCTGGTCGAAGAAGGACTACCCGCGCATCAAGGTGGGCACGTTCACGTTGAACCGCAACCCGAAGAACTTCTTCGCGGAGATCGAGCAGGCTGCGTTCTCGCCCGGCAACCAGGTTCCGGGAACCGACATCTCGCCGGACAAGATGCTGATGGCTCGTGTCTTCTCGTACCCCGACGCTCAGCGTCACCGCATTGGCACGAACTACAACCAGCTGCCGGTCAACCAGCCGCACGCTGCCGAGGTTCGCAACTACATGCACCAGGGCAACATGCAGTTCCTGTACAACGACGCCGACGCACGCGTCTACGCACCGAACTCGTATGGCGGCCCGGCAGCTGAGCCGGCTCGCGCTGGTGAAGGCAGCTGGGAGAACGATGGTGAGCTCGTCCGCTCGGCGTACGCACTTCACGCAGAGGACGATGACTTCGGCCAGGCCGGAACGCTGTACCGCGATGTGTTTAACGACGAAGAGAAGGCTCGCTTCCTGGACACGCTCGTCGGCCAGTATGGCGGGCTGACGGTCGACCGCATCAAGGAGCGTTTCCTGCAGTACTGGGCAAACGTTGACGCAAATCTCGCAGACAAGATCCGCGCACGCGTAGGCGCATAA
- a CDS encoding NAD(P)/FAD-dependent oxidoreductase, whose amino-acid sequence MRRGTKPAAVIGSGPNGLAAAITLARAGVDVTVFEAADTIGGGTRTQSTTLPNVVHDICSAIHPMAFASPFFQQFELEKRVDFHVPEVSYAHPLDGRQAVLAHRDINAMVSELGPDGPAYRRLLQPLLTHLDGATNFALGGSMLRFPTPAGVLVGLRVAELGILAGRIRFREDAAPALLAGVAAHSIGHSPSLSAAAIGVMLSLYGHAQGWPVPLGGSQAITAAMAADLKAHGGTIETGREITSMSELAGFGSTIFATSPRALARIAGSALPDSYRRKLNAFRYGAAAAKVDFVLDGPIPWRDARVAQTPTVHVAGSRADIADAENAVQRGRHAARPYVLLAQPTVFDAARNPAGTNAVWTYAHVPHGSTRDVTNDITQQIERFAPGFRDRVIASHVTTAQEMGQYNANYIGGDINAGAVDLRQLIARPVLSPKPWQTPTPGIYVASSATPPGPGVHGLPGWYAAQHALRNEYGLPAPNLSVSGS is encoded by the coding sequence ATGCGACGTGGAACCAAGCCCGCCGCCGTCATCGGATCAGGGCCAAATGGCCTCGCCGCCGCAATCACGCTGGCACGGGCCGGAGTAGATGTCACCGTTTTCGAAGCCGCCGACACGATTGGCGGCGGAACCAGGACGCAGTCAACGACGCTACCGAACGTTGTGCACGACATCTGTTCCGCCATCCATCCTATGGCGTTCGCGTCGCCATTCTTCCAACAGTTCGAACTGGAAAAGCGCGTCGATTTTCACGTTCCTGAGGTGTCGTACGCGCACCCGCTCGATGGCCGTCAAGCGGTCCTTGCTCACCGAGATATCAACGCCATGGTGTCCGAACTCGGACCAGATGGCCCGGCTTACCGTCGCTTACTCCAGCCCCTCCTCACCCACCTCGACGGTGCAACCAACTTTGCGCTCGGCGGATCCATGCTGCGCTTCCCGACACCAGCCGGCGTATTGGTGGGGCTCCGGGTTGCCGAACTCGGAATCTTGGCGGGGCGCATCCGCTTCCGCGAGGACGCAGCACCGGCCCTGCTCGCTGGGGTCGCGGCACACAGCATCGGCCACTCCCCCAGCCTCTCGGCGGCAGCGATCGGCGTCATGCTCTCGCTTTACGGCCACGCGCAGGGTTGGCCGGTACCTCTGGGCGGATCACAAGCCATCACTGCGGCGATGGCGGCAGATTTGAAGGCGCACGGCGGAACCATTGAGACGGGCCGCGAGATCACCAGCATGAGCGAGTTGGCGGGCTTCGGCAGCACCATCTTTGCCACGTCACCGCGCGCACTCGCACGCATTGCTGGTTCCGCTCTCCCCGATTCCTACCGCCGCAAACTCAACGCCTTCCGATATGGCGCCGCTGCCGCGAAGGTTGATTTCGTGTTGGACGGCCCCATTCCGTGGCGCGATGCGCGCGTCGCGCAAACGCCGACGGTCCACGTCGCCGGATCGCGTGCCGACATCGCTGACGCCGAGAACGCTGTACAACGAGGCCGCCATGCGGCACGCCCATACGTGCTCCTCGCGCAACCAACCGTGTTTGATGCGGCACGGAATCCCGCAGGCACAAACGCCGTGTGGACGTATGCTCACGTTCCGCACGGGTCAACGCGCGACGTCACCAACGACATCACGCAACAGATCGAACGTTTCGCCCCGGGCTTTCGCGACCGCGTCATTGCCAGCCACGTCACAACCGCGCAGGAGATGGGGCAATACAACGCGAACTACATCGGCGGCGATATCAATGCGGGCGCCGTGGATCTGCGTCAGCTCATCGCTCGACCGGTCCTGAGTCCGAAGCCGTGGCAAACACCCACCCCCGGCATCTACGTGGCTTCATCCGCCACGCCTCCAGGACCCGGCGTACATGGTCTGCCTGGCTGGTACGCCGCACAACACGCCCTGCGCAATGAGTACGGGCTCCCTGCTCCCAATCTCAGCGTGAGCGGTTCCTGA
- a CDS encoding HTTM domain-containing protein codes for MTKSAVKKPKFNLSVFFRSLGGAIASGTNDLLTAAGHGIQNTWAFVESWLLDSKKARYGLAITRILLGVSAIGLLLSNFSTRLYSFGSGSLWNGEGLEAKSDFPKIWIFSSFHEAMSNDLVYTLLYLLLLALAVAFTLGWRTRIVHPALFILWVSFIEANDMLGDQGDNMYRIALFWMLFADPAGRLSLDARRKRRKGEVEDPQKPWTQAATLLHNLVLVILTAQVSFVYVSGALYKAGGDPWSGGYAVYNPLMTDRFGTWPWLSEVVTTWGPAVTIAAWGSILLQLSFPFLLLTRPTRIIGLVGILGFHIAIAVLMGLPWFSLAMIAIDAIFIRDRTWRAMTVGFLERFRSSQARITGEAPPGDAAAADADADADAEAEAEQDTAPAEAAGYRRRSARVSS; via the coding sequence GTGACGAAGTCCGCCGTTAAGAAGCCCAAGTTCAACCTCTCGGTGTTCTTCCGTTCATTGGGTGGAGCTATTGCCTCCGGAACCAATGACCTACTGACAGCAGCGGGGCACGGAATCCAGAACACGTGGGCGTTCGTCGAAAGCTGGCTGCTTGATTCGAAGAAAGCCCGCTATGGCCTTGCCATCACCCGCATCCTGCTCGGTGTCTCAGCGATTGGCCTGCTGCTATCCAACTTCAGCACCCGCCTGTACTCCTTCGGTAGCGGTTCGCTGTGGAACGGGGAAGGGCTCGAAGCAAAGAGCGACTTCCCGAAGATCTGGATCTTCAGCTCGTTCCACGAGGCGATGAGCAATGACCTCGTCTACACCCTGCTGTACCTGTTGTTGCTCGCACTTGCTGTGGCCTTCACGCTGGGCTGGCGCACACGTATCGTGCACCCCGCACTGTTCATCCTCTGGGTGAGTTTCATCGAGGCCAACGACATGCTCGGTGACCAGGGTGACAACATGTACCGCATCGCGTTGTTCTGGATGCTGTTCGCAGATCCGGCAGGTCGTCTCTCCCTCGACGCGCGCCGCAAGCGCCGCAAGGGTGAGGTCGAAGACCCGCAGAAGCCGTGGACGCAGGCGGCAACCCTGCTCCACAACCTGGTTCTTGTCATCCTCACCGCACAGGTATCGTTCGTTTACGTATCGGGTGCGCTGTACAAGGCGGGCGGTGACCCGTGGTCTGGTGGATACGCGGTGTACAACCCGCTCATGACAGACCGCTTCGGCACGTGGCCCTGGCTCAGCGAGGTCGTAACGACATGGGGCCCCGCTGTCACAATCGCGGCGTGGGGCTCGATCTTGCTGCAGCTGTCGTTCCCGTTCCTGCTCCTCACCCGACCGACGCGCATTATTGGCCTGGTAGGAATCCTCGGCTTCCACATCGCGATCGCGGTGCTTATGGGGCTGCCGTGGTTCTCCCTCGCGATGATCGCGATTGACGCGATCTTTATCCGTGACCGCACCTGGCGCGCCATGACTGTGGGCTTCTTGGAGAGGTTCCGGTCATCGCAAGCCCGCATTACTGGCGAGGCGCCGCCGGGCGACGCGGCAGCGGCTGACGCTGACGCAGATGCAGACGCAGAAGCGGAGGCGGAACAAGACACCGCCCCGGCAGAAGCGGCTGGGTACCGTCGACGGTCGGCGCGAGTTTCGTCCTGA
- a CDS encoding aquaporin, which translates to MSTPKATEPTTGSKLAAEAVGTFLLVFSIMGTGVFGAFFLVPDAAPAGGVIPIAVALGLGVALIISVYAFGPISGGHFNPAVTIGLAAAGRFEWRNVGAYLVAQVVGGLLATTAAMAIGVFGPEGWLAAAQASGFGSNGYGEHSPGGFGMVAAMIIEVIVTAIFVWVIISVTHPDRPTPFAGLAIGSALFLLILVAIPVDNASINPARSLAAALYGGSDALMQLWVFIVFPLIGALIAGLSYKALFDNVKR; encoded by the coding sequence ATGAGCACACCGAAAGCCACCGAGCCGACCACCGGCTCCAAACTTGCTGCTGAAGCGGTCGGCACCTTCCTCCTCGTGTTCTCCATCATGGGCACAGGCGTATTCGGAGCCTTCTTCTTGGTTCCGGATGCCGCTCCAGCCGGCGGAGTCATCCCCATTGCCGTCGCCCTGGGCCTGGGAGTCGCACTCATCATCAGCGTGTACGCGTTTGGCCCCATCTCGGGAGGCCATTTCAACCCGGCAGTGACCATCGGACTCGCTGCGGCAGGTCGATTCGAGTGGCGAAATGTGGGGGCATACCTCGTCGCCCAGGTCGTTGGGGGCCTGCTCGCAACCACCGCTGCGATGGCCATTGGCGTCTTCGGCCCTGAAGGATGGCTCGCTGCCGCACAGGCAAGCGGATTTGGCTCTAACGGCTACGGTGAGCACTCTCCTGGCGGATTCGGCATGGTCGCTGCCATGATCATTGAGGTCATCGTTACCGCGATTTTCGTGTGGGTCATCATCAGCGTTACCCACCCCGATCGCCCCACCCCATTTGCGGGCCTGGCTATTGGTTCCGCCCTCTTCCTCTTGATCCTGGTGGCCATCCCCGTCGACAATGCGTCGATCAACCCAGCGCGTTCGCTTGCGGCTGCGCTTTATGGCGGGTCAGACGCACTGATGCAGCTCTGGGTGTTTATTGTGTTCCCGCTCATCGGCGCACTCATTGCGGGCCTCAGCTACAAGGCGCTGTTCGATAACGTCAAGCGCTAA
- a CDS encoding Fur family transcriptional regulator — MHRHQQITPALAEDALRRANLRVTAQRVAVYRTLAEHPHSSADVVFSQVRESVPGIALPSVHNVLGDLVSADLVRRVSLPDGDRALYELAEPADNHHHVQCVVCGSVQDVECAVGHAPCLTPSDNHGMRVLEATVTFRAICSECERKQQQQ; from the coding sequence ATGCACAGGCATCAGCAGATCACGCCGGCACTCGCCGAAGACGCGTTGCGCCGTGCCAACCTCCGAGTCACTGCGCAACGCGTCGCGGTGTACCGCACTCTGGCGGAGCACCCGCACTCCAGCGCCGATGTCGTTTTCAGTCAGGTGCGTGAATCTGTGCCTGGCATCGCCCTGCCATCGGTGCACAACGTGCTGGGCGACCTGGTGTCGGCCGACCTTGTGCGCCGCGTGAGCCTGCCAGACGGCGACCGTGCGCTCTACGAACTGGCAGAACCGGCTGACAACCACCACCACGTGCAGTGCGTCGTATGTGGTTCCGTGCAAGACGTCGAATGCGCCGTCGGCCACGCCCCTTGTCTTACTCCGTCCGATAACCACGGAATGCGGGTGCTTGAAGCAACCGTGACCTTCCGTGCTATTTGCTCCGAATGTGAAAGGAAACAGCAGCAGCAATGA
- a CDS encoding DUF5819 family protein, with amino-acid sequence MAEKKARPPALRVLLVLASAFTAWHVFASFLWIAPYSPLREVVPTGALHSYMIPMFGQSWSVFAPEPINGSYGLNVRAVEKDESGEETVTDWVSATDVELSMIQYNLFPPRAGIQAAQLASEFKGSFDGLTDDHRVIAGLNYFEADWEARMEEKMASYGSEKVVTTYMQDEHMMTAYATQVALAMWGDDVVRIQYQVTRQNVIPFASRNDPAAVPPAMKFVETGWRGLIFNPGQSNENFSDVFRAQWEKIS; translated from the coding sequence ATGGCAGAGAAGAAAGCGCGACCACCGGCGTTGCGTGTCCTCCTCGTACTCGCAAGCGCATTCACCGCGTGGCACGTCTTCGCGTCCTTTCTCTGGATCGCACCCTATTCGCCGTTGCGCGAAGTGGTTCCGACCGGGGCCCTGCACAGCTACATGATCCCGATGTTTGGGCAATCCTGGAGCGTGTTCGCACCCGAGCCGATTAACGGCTCCTATGGCCTCAACGTGCGCGCTGTCGAAAAAGACGAAAGCGGAGAAGAGACCGTTACCGACTGGGTGAGCGCGACTGACGTCGAGCTCTCGATGATCCAGTACAACCTCTTCCCGCCGCGTGCAGGCATTCAGGCAGCGCAGCTCGCGAGCGAGTTCAAGGGTAGCTTCGACGGTCTCACCGATGACCACCGGGTCATCGCTGGCCTTAACTACTTCGAAGCGGACTGGGAAGCGCGCATGGAAGAGAAGATGGCCTCGTACGGCTCCGAAAAGGTCGTGACGACCTACATGCAGGACGAGCACATGATGACGGCTTACGCGACTCAGGTTGCACTCGCAATGTGGGGTGACGATGTGGTGCGCATTCAGTACCAGGTCACGCGCCAGAACGTCATCCCGTTCGCTTCTCGCAACGATCCCGCAGCGGTTCCGCCCGCCATGAAGTTTGTGGAAACCGGTTGGCGAGGACTTATCTTTAACCCCGGCCAATCGAACGAGAATTTCTCTGACGTCTTCCGAGCACAGTGGGAGAAGATTTCGTGA
- a CDS encoding choice-of-anchor G family protein, with protein MTTPLLATLVTGAVIAVPMTNAVAAPATDANNLSAAQAQVIRSTIFEPDLLALGYSYSGLPHNSGQDVGNIDLGILSEQTIELGGLPIPLIGDENTAGLIDLGSLGLLPSYSHAQTGTLSKAAAGAVNSDGSIAITGAEGIGTDPARVDLTLLFDQLGIDGLTDQILSDAELRIGVLASAVQENAGTVTSDYKIAGAEIDLQSPAVDALVDGLGATVQTAANGLNAITGPTGALTELVGEVSRLVRGLTLGAVDIEPTVAIVGLETVGQTVVTNLLSQPLTNTDGTVTIDLSTGVIRVDVAKIVSGVNGLNGLAANTDVIGSAFLDAVLLGVTEAISGLTNKVVSTTISVINTLGVNIKLDVSALANAISGTVQITGTIGQFTGTTAPLPTVDVNLALLGIPLAPNVLSALLSGITGFISATTGPAILGVLGTISTALTPAVETLIVPVVDTLSPLLQAVSALVQLRVNDQPTEAPTNGVADLAGDAHTVRALSLTLLPGIVTQDGILSVSLANSTVRALDEEPESNLNASASAAASAQADSQANAAAEAAAVAAAMADNTTAADAAATSNANAAAASAATADATSAASADATADATANAAATASAQVAADATAVSSSAANASAAADADAASAASIAANADSSNNASVDAAADSDANANASASAAASAQADSEANAAVEGAAIAAALADATSTASAAATANANAAAEAAASVDASSTASADATTVANAEASAAAVAASNADASSTANAAASADGSADSSGAIAAQAASTADSSNDASAQAASNANASASASASAQADSEANAAVQGAAIAAALADATAQASAAATANADAAAESAAFATASADASVDATSAANAEAAVAAQASANADASSTTAADASASGSADSSGAIAAEAASTADSSNDASAQAASNANASASASASAQADSEANAAATAAAVAAANADASTTASAASTADATSAASAAANADASTAASADVTVDANAAASGAAEASANADNSSSVNADASAATAADATAAAAAQAASTADSSNDASATAAATADADADAASAADADLNASASAAASAQTDSDANAAVEGAAIAAALADATSDASAAADVTAAAAAEAAATANASVDASASADVDANAAASAAATSTTASDATATADASAATDADATASAAAAVAANADSSNDASATATADADATSAADADVNANAAASAAASAQADSEANAAATAAAVAAANADASTTASAASTADATSAASAAANADASTAASADVTVDANAAASAAAEASANADNSSSVNADASAATAADATAAAAAQAASTADSSNDASATAAATADADATSAADADVNANAAASAAASAQADSEANAEATAAAVAAANADASTTASAASTADATSAASVAANADASTTASADVTVDANASASAAATAASNADATADANSAASATAEANAASAASVAANADASSNASATAAADADSAAASEATSQTSSDATAEASAEASAEATAEASAEATATATATADANASAQASATASASANAAANVNAAATASANNNANGSSAADALPPTGSEAPYGLLSAAGILLLIGAALGIFAIRRRNLVDAQ; from the coding sequence GTGACGACGCCTCTTTTGGCGACTCTCGTCACCGGCGCCGTCATTGCAGTACCCATGACCAATGCAGTAGCGGCGCCGGCAACCGATGCGAACAACCTCTCAGCGGCACAGGCGCAGGTGATTCGATCCACCATTTTTGAGCCTGACCTGCTGGCGTTGGGCTACAGCTACTCCGGTCTGCCGCACAATTCGGGGCAAGACGTTGGAAACATCGATCTTGGCATTCTGAGCGAACAGACTATTGAGCTCGGCGGACTTCCGATTCCGCTGATCGGTGACGAGAACACCGCGGGGCTGATTGACCTGGGCTCTCTCGGATTACTGCCCAGCTACAGTCATGCGCAGACCGGCACGCTATCCAAGGCTGCAGCAGGTGCTGTCAATAGTGATGGCTCAATTGCGATCACTGGTGCTGAAGGTATCGGCACCGATCCCGCGCGAGTTGATCTGACTCTGCTCTTCGATCAGCTTGGCATTGACGGTCTCACGGACCAAATTCTTTCGGATGCTGAACTTCGCATTGGCGTCTTGGCGTCCGCCGTACAGGAGAACGCAGGGACAGTTACAAGCGACTACAAGATTGCGGGCGCCGAGATTGACCTGCAAAGCCCCGCAGTCGACGCACTCGTTGATGGTCTCGGAGCTACGGTTCAAACTGCCGCAAACGGTCTCAACGCGATCACCGGTCCCACGGGGGCGCTGACTGAGCTGGTTGGTGAAGTCAGCCGGCTCGTTCGAGGGCTCACCCTCGGCGCGGTAGACATTGAGCCGACGGTAGCGATTGTCGGCCTCGAAACGGTTGGCCAAACGGTCGTCACGAATCTCCTGAGTCAGCCGCTCACGAACACGGATGGCACTGTCACAATCGATTTGTCGACGGGGGTCATCAGGGTCGACGTCGCGAAGATTGTTTCAGGAGTGAACGGTCTGAACGGTCTCGCCGCAAACACCGATGTCATTGGTTCTGCTTTCCTCGATGCGGTGTTGTTGGGCGTGACCGAAGCAATTTCGGGGCTAACGAACAAGGTAGTCAGCACCACTATCAGCGTGATCAACACTCTGGGCGTCAACATTAAGCTGGACGTCAGCGCGCTGGCTAACGCCATTAGTGGTACCGTGCAGATTACGGGGACCATCGGACAGTTCACTGGTACAACGGCGCCGCTGCCGACAGTCGACGTTAACCTCGCCCTCCTGGGAATCCCGTTGGCTCCTAACGTGCTGAGCGCGTTGCTCAGTGGCATTACGGGCTTCATTTCGGCGACAACGGGTCCGGCGATTCTGGGTGTACTGGGAACAATCTCGACAGCCCTGACTCCTGCGGTCGAAACGTTGATCGTGCCCGTGGTGGATACTCTGAGCCCGCTATTGCAAGCGGTCTCTGCCCTCGTGCAGTTGCGAGTAAACGACCAGCCCACTGAAGCACCAACAAACGGTGTTGCAGATCTTGCGGGAGACGCCCACACCGTGCGCGCGCTGAGCTTGACATTGCTTCCAGGCATCGTCACACAAGACGGAATTCTGAGCGTCTCGCTGGCGAACTCTACCGTTCGTGCACTCGACGAGGAGCCAGAAAGCAACCTGAATGCTTCGGCTTCGGCTGCAGCATCGGCTCAGGCGGACAGCCAAGCGAATGCTGCGGCAGAAGCCGCGGCAGTAGCGGCAGCTATGGCCGACAACACCACTGCCGCTGACGCGGCAGCGACGTCCAATGCCAATGCAGCGGCCGCATCCGCGGCAACAGCAGATGCAACGTCTGCGGCCTCGGCGGATGCGACCGCGGATGCTACGGCAAACGCTGCCGCGACCGCATCGGCCCAGGTTGCCGCTGATGCCACGGCGGTCAGTAGCTCGGCAGCTAACGCTTCGGCGGCGGCGGACGCTGACGCCGCATCGGCAGCGTCGATTGCGGCAAATGCTGATTCCTCGAACAATGCGTCGGTCGATGCAGCTGCGGATTCGGACGCGAACGCGAATGCTTCGGCTTCGGCGGCAGCTTCGGCGCAGGCTGACAGCGAGGCGAACGCGGCGGTTGAAGGAGCGGCTATTGCGGCGGCTTTGGCTGACGCAACTTCGACGGCGTCGGCTGCCGCGACCGCGAACGCGAATGCGGCCGCGGAGGCTGCTGCTTCCGTGGATGCATCGTCAACGGCTTCGGCTGATGCGACGACGGTAGCGAATGCTGAGGCTTCGGCTGCTGCGGTTGCTGCTTCGAACGCGGATGCTTCTTCGACGGCGAATGCAGCTGCTTCGGCAGATGGTTCGGCTGACTCGTCGGGTGCGATTGCGGCTCAGGCGGCGTCGACGGCTGACTCGTCGAACGATGCGTCGGCACAGGCAGCGTCGAACGCGAATGCGTCTGCGTCTGCGTCTGCGTCCGCGCAGGCTGACAGTGAGGCTAACGCTGCAGTGCAGGGAGCGGCGATCGCTGCGGCGCTTGCTGATGCGACGGCTCAAGCTTCGGCCGCTGCGACGGCGAATGCCGATGCGGCTGCGGAGTCTGCTGCGTTCGCGACTGCGTCGGCGGATGCATCGGTTGACGCGACGAGCGCGGCGAATGCTGAGGCTGCTGTCGCTGCTCAGGCTTCTGCGAATGCTGATGCGTCGAGCACGACTGCGGCTGACGCGTCGGCTTCTGGTTCGGCTGACTCGTCGGGTGCGATTGCGGCTGAGGCGGCGTCGACGGCTGACTCGTCGAACGATGCGTCGGCACAGGCAGCGTCGAACGCGAATGCGTCGGCGTCTGCGTCCGCATCGGCGCAGGCTGACAGTGAGGCGAACGCTGCGGCGACTGCTGCTGCTGTTGCTGCTGCGAATGCTGATGCGAGCACGACCGCTTCGGCTGCGTCTACGGCTGATGCGACGTCTGCTGCTTCGGCTGCGGCGAATGCTGACGCTTCGACGGCGGCTTCGGCTGATGTGACGGTTGACGCGAATGCGGCGGCTTCGGGTGCGGCGGAGGCTTCGGCTAACGCTGACAACTCGTCCAGCGTGAATGCTGATGCTTCGGCTGCGACAGCTGCTGATGCGACTGCTGCTGCCGCGGCTCAGGCCGCGTCGACGGCTGACTCGTCGAACGATGCTTCGGCTACGGCTGCTGCCACCGCGGATGCGGATGCGGATGCGGCGTCTGCTGCGGATGCTGATCTGAATGCGTCGGCGTCTGCTGCGGCTTCGGCTCAGACGGATAGTGATGCGAATGCGGCAGTGGAGGGTGCGGCGATTGCTGCGGCTCTCGCTGACGCGACGTCGGATGCGTCTGCTGCGGCTGATGTGACGGCTGCTGCCGCGGCTGAGGCTGCGGCGACGGCTAACGCGTCTGTGGATGCTTCGGCATCGGCTGATGTTGATGCGAATGCGGCGGCTTCGGCTGCGGCGACGTCGACGACGGCATCAGATGCGACGGCTACTGCGGATGCTTCTGCTGCGACGGATGCTGACGCGACCGCGTCAGCTGCCGCGGCGGTTGCGGCGAACGCGGACTCGTCTAACGACGCTTCGGCTACTGCCACCGCGGATGCGGATGCGACGTCTGCTGCGGATGCTGATGTGAATGCGAACGCTGCTGCTTCGGCTGCGGCGTCGGCGCAGGCTGACAGTGAGGCGAACGCTGCGGCGACTGCTGCTGCTGTTGCTGCTGCGAATGCTGATGCGAGCACGACCGCTTCGGCTGCGTCTACGGCTGATGCGACGTCTGCTGCTTCGGCTGCGGCGAATGCTGACGCTTCGACGGCGGCTTCGGCTGATGTGACGGTTGACGCGAATGCGGCTGCTTCGGCTGCGGCGGAAGCTTCGGCTAACGCTGACAACTCGTCCAGCGTGAATGCTGATGCTTCGGCTGCGACAGCTGCTGATGCGACTGCTGCTGCCGCGGCTCAGGCCGCGTCGACGGCTGACTCGTCAAACGACGCTTCGGCTACGGCTGCTGCTACCGCGGATGCGGATGCGACGTCTGCTGCGGATGCTGATGTGAATGCGAACGCTGCGGCTTCGGCTGCGGCGTCGGCTCAGGCTGACAGTGAGGCGAATGCTGAGGCGACTGCTGCTGCTGTTGCTGCTGCGAATGCTGATGCGAGCACGACCGCTTCGGCTGCGTCTACGGCTGATGCGACGTCTGCTGCTTCGGTTGCGGCGAACGCTGACGCTTCGACGACGGCTTCGGCTGACGTGACCGTTGACGCGAATGCTTCGGCTTCGGCCGCGGCAACGGCGGCCTCGAACGCTGACGCCACCGCTGACGCGAACTCTGCGGCTTCGGCGACTGCTGAGGCAAACGCCGCTTCGGCCGCTTCGGTTGCGGCGAACGCAGATGCATCGAGCAATGCTTCGGCAACGGCCGCTGCAGATGCTGACTCTGCTGCTGCGTCTGAGGCTACGTCTCAGACGTCGTCTGACGCGACCGCAGAGGCGAGCGCAGAGGCGTCCGCTGAGGCTACGGCTGAGGCGTCCGCGGAGGCCACGGCCACGGCCACGGCAACTGCTGATGCAAACGCGTCTGCTCAGGCATCGGCTACCGCATCCGCTTCGGCGAATGCTGCAGCCAACGTCAACGCGGCTGCCACGGCAAGCGCGAACAACAACGCCAACGGATCGAGTGCAGCAGATGCTCTGCCGCCGACTGGTTCCGAGGCGCCGTATGGGCTACTGTCGGCCGCAGGAATCCTCCTGTTGATCGGCGCAGCGCTCGGTATTTTTGCAATCCGTCGTCGCAACCTCGTCGACGCGCAATAG